The Amycolatopsis sp. QT-25 genomic sequence TGCGAGGGCATGGGCTGGTAGACCGCCCCGTCGCCGACGGCGGTCCAGTCGACCATGCGGGGGAGCGGAGTCCACGGCCAGTGACTGGTGACCAGATCGATTTCCGCCATCAGCGGCGGCCGGTCCGGCTTCGCGCGTTCGGCACGCTGGAAGGCCGAAAGCGTGAACTGGTCCGGCATCGTGGCGTAGGAGAACGACGGACCGCGATACCCGATGTTGCGGGAGTCGTAGTAGCGGTCGTAGCCGTAGACCTTGCCCTCCGGCCAGTCCGCGGTATGCGCCGGTACGACGCCGGCCGTCTCCCAGCCCGCGCGTCCGAACGCGCCGCCGAGGGTGAGCCGGTCGGTCCGCACGAAGTGGTCGTAGCGATGTTGACTGTCGATCCAGACCCCGGATCGGAACGTCGAGTGCGCCAGCCAGCTTCCCGCGCTCGTCGTCGGCGACGTCAGGAAGGCGCTGCGTGAGCCGTATCCGGCGTTCTTCAGCCGCGTGGTCCCGGCGTCGAGAACCGCGCCGACCTTGGGTGCGATGTCGGAGTCCTGGACGGCCACTCGTCCGTAGCTCTCGACGAAGGTGAACAGGACGTCTTTGCCGCGCAACGCGTTCAGCAGCCCCGAAGGCGCAGTGTCCCGAAAGGCGTCGACGGCGACTTCCTCGGCGAAGGCCTCCCGATCGCGAATGCCGGCCCACACTTGGCGGAGGTCTTCGTAGGCGAAGGCGACCGTGCTGCGGGACGCGAGCGGCTGCCCCGGAACGAGCTGCGCGCCCGAGACCGCGCACCCCGCCCAGAGCACGCTGAGCACCGCCGTCACCCGGGTCGCCGCGGTACGCCGCCCGGCCACCACCCGGCTCAACCGCAGCACCGCCAGCGCCATCAGCACGGTCACGACCACG encodes the following:
- a CDS encoding sulfatase, encoding MSVFPRSALAGLPGDRTTAREIASGAATTLSAALVLFALLAPDDLGGLDGLDGLTPETFVRLPVEALLGVAVVLMLRDGARRIFAVSAGAVLGVLTVVKAIDIGFGLALDRRFDPVFDWGVLGNGVELLGTSIGRAGAIASFAGLTLLAVVVTVLMALAVLRLSRVVAGRRTAATRVTAVLSVLWAGCAVSGAQLVPGQPLASRSTVAFAYEDLRQVWAGIRDREAFAEEVAVDAFRDTAPSGLLNALRGKDVLFTFVESYGRVAVQDSDIAPKVGAVLDAGTTRLKNAGYGSRSAFLTSPTTSAGSWLAHSTFRSGVWIDSQHRYDHFVRTDRLTLGGAFGRAGWETAGVVPAHTADWPEGKVYGYDRYYDSRNIGYRGPSFSYATMPDQFTLSAFQRAERAKPDRPPLMAEIDLVTSHWPWTPLPRMVDWTAVGDGAVYQPMPSQGKPPEEVFTDPAKVRGAYGDSIAYSLNALISFVETYGDDDLVLVFLGDHQPNPIVAGAGADRDVPITVVTRDKAVLGKITGWHWPDGLNPGRTAPVWRMDTFRDRFLTTFAH